One region of Sardina pilchardus chromosome 18, fSarPil1.1, whole genome shotgun sequence genomic DNA includes:
- the ubtd1a gene encoding ubiquitin domain-containing protein 1a isoform X2, with the protein MGVANSRDYHPSVTVVLKRRNEPLKKERPKWKSDYPMTEGQLRSKRDEFWDTAPAFDGRKEIWDALKAAAIALECSDHQLAQAIVDGASITLPHGSLTECYDELGNRYQLPAYCLAPPLNLVSERNENEGVEPSEQQAPPRKEFPLKVRLSSGQDVRLTASMADAIGQLKKQLQAQEDIEVAHQRWFFSGKLLTDKTRLQDTKIQKDFVIQVIVNTSAPIIPK; encoded by the exons ATGGGCGTTGCTAACTCAAGAGACTATCACCCTTCTGTTACCGTGGTACTGAAAC gacgtaACGAGCCCCTGAAGAAGGAGCGTCCCAAGTGGAAGAGCGACTACCCGATGACCGAGGGGCAGTTGCGCAGCAAGAGAGATGAATTCTGGGACACGGCGCCGGCGTTCGACGGCCGCAAGGAGATCTGGGACGCACTGAAGGCGGCCGCCATCGCCCTCGAGTGCAGTGACCACCAGCTCGCCCAGGCCATAGTGGACGGAGCCAGCATCACCCTGccacacg gctccCTTACCGAATGCTATGATGAGCTTGGAAATCGTTACCAGCTGCCAGCCTACTGCTTGGCTCCACCTCTTAATCTGGTGTCAGAGCGGAATGAGAATGAGGGGGTGGAGCCATCAGAACAACAAGCCCCGCCCAGGAAGGAGTTCCCACTGAAg gtgcGCCTGTCGTCGGGGCAGGACGTGCGTCTGACAGCCAGCATGGCGGACGCCATCGGTCAACTGAAGAAGCAGCTACAGGCGCaagag gacatCGAAGTGGCTCACCAGCGTTGGTTCTTCTCGGGGAAGCTGCTGACCGACAAGACACGACTGCAGGACACCAAGATCCAGAAGGACTTCGTCATCCAAGTCATCGTCAACACCTCCGCCCCCATCATCcccaagtag
- the ubtd1a gene encoding ubiquitin domain-containing protein 1a isoform X1: MGGCVGTQRRALGASRTGGRRNKKRGGRNEPLKKERPKWKSDYPMTEGQLRSKRDEFWDTAPAFDGRKEIWDALKAAAIALECSDHQLAQAIVDGASITLPHGSLTECYDELGNRYQLPAYCLAPPLNLVSERNENEGVEPSEQQAPPRKEFPLKVRLSSGQDVRLTASMADAIGQLKKQLQAQEDIEVAHQRWFFSGKLLTDKTRLQDTKIQKDFVIQVIVNTSAPIIPK; the protein is encoded by the exons ATGGGAGGATGCGTGGGGACCCAGAGGCGCGCGCTGGGCGCGAGCAGGACCGGTGGGAGACGGAACAAGAAACGCGGAG gacgtaACGAGCCCCTGAAGAAGGAGCGTCCCAAGTGGAAGAGCGACTACCCGATGACCGAGGGGCAGTTGCGCAGCAAGAGAGATGAATTCTGGGACACGGCGCCGGCGTTCGACGGCCGCAAGGAGATCTGGGACGCACTGAAGGCGGCCGCCATCGCCCTCGAGTGCAGTGACCACCAGCTCGCCCAGGCCATAGTGGACGGAGCCAGCATCACCCTGccacacg gctccCTTACCGAATGCTATGATGAGCTTGGAAATCGTTACCAGCTGCCAGCCTACTGCTTGGCTCCACCTCTTAATCTGGTGTCAGAGCGGAATGAGAATGAGGGGGTGGAGCCATCAGAACAACAAGCCCCGCCCAGGAAGGAGTTCCCACTGAAg gtgcGCCTGTCGTCGGGGCAGGACGTGCGTCTGACAGCCAGCATGGCGGACGCCATCGGTCAACTGAAGAAGCAGCTACAGGCGCaagag gacatCGAAGTGGCTCACCAGCGTTGGTTCTTCTCGGGGAAGCTGCTGACCGACAAGACACGACTGCAGGACACCAAGATCCAGAAGGACTTCGTCATCCAAGTCATCGTCAACACCTCCGCCCCCATCATCcccaagtag
- the mettl18 gene encoding histidine protein methyltransferase 1 homolog isoform X1 has product MAFSFNFDIKVKTVGLCQGDAKTEKDQECCLKTQVKDDITSTPKPVKPAREHTVPSDVDSLLRDVVTETVRVGALPPLMCVNESVLELTAEERQGDEEEEEEEVLKKMAAQRSDLLPGVYEGGLRVWECTYDLLAHLDAHLEREEEGGGVFSGRRVLDLGCGAGLLGVMAMRLGAEQVDFQDYNSTVIRQLTIANAALNQREEEEEEEEEEEEEEEKKGEKEDEEEDEEEEGEKGEVKQEKEEEEKEVKEEGKKKKRKKKGDAQPRVGEKRGKGDGRERQMDEKNRSEKRGEENESPLPKRRRAPPAFAPLHCRCRFFSGDWTSFLSLIQQRSPAHKYDIILTSETIYNTDYYAALHELLHRLLADDGQVLLATKAHYFGVGGGLLLFERFVEERGVFETRRLLDVDEGLQRHVLALTFKRHNTHTSPSTHTSHATASNGARQKMK; this is encoded by the exons ATGGCGTTCAGCTTCAACTTCGACATTAAGGTGAAAACAGTCGGACTCTGCCAAGGCGATGCGAAAACGGAGAAAGATCAGGAATGCTGTCTTAAAACT CAGGTGAAGGATGATATCACCTCTACTCCCAAGCCCGTGAAGCCGGCTCGAGAGCACACCGTCCCCAGCGACGTAGACTCGCTCCTGCGGGACGTTGTCACGGAAACGGTGCGCGTGGGGGCCCTGCCGCCTCTGATGTGCGTCAACGAGTCGGTGCTGGAGCTCACGGCGGAGGAGAGGCAGGgcgacgaagaggaggaggaggaggaggtgctgaagAAGATGGCCGCCCAGCGCTCGGACCTGCTGCCGGGGGTGTACGAGGGGGGGCTGCGGGTGTGGGAGTGCACCTACGACCTCCTCGCTCACCTGGACGCACACCTGGAGCGTGAGGAGGAAGGGGGCGGAGTCTTCTCAGGGAGGCGGGTCTTAGACCTGGGCTGCGGGGCGGGGCTCCTGGGCGTCATGGCGATGCGTCTGGGGGCAGAGCAAGTGGACTTCCAGGACTACAACAGCACGGTCATCCGCCAGCTGACCATCGCCAACGCTGCGCTTAACcagcgagaggaggaggaggaggaggaggaggaggaggaggaggaagaagagaagaagggagagaaggaggacgaggaggaggatgaagaggaggagggagagaagggggaggtgaagcaggaaaaagaggaggaagagaaggaagtaaaggaggaagggaagaagaagaagaggaagaagaagggagaCGCACAGCCGAGAGTAGGTGAGAAAAGGGGAAAGGgggatggcagagagagacagatggatgaGAAGAACaggagtgagaagagaggagaggagaacgagAGCCCACTGCCCAAACGCAGAAGAGCGCCCCCTGCCTTTGCCCCCCTGCACTGCCGCTGTCGCTTCTTCTCGGGCGATTGGACCTCCTTCCTGTCCCTCATCCAGCAGCGCAGCCCGGCGCACAAATATGACATCATCCTCACCTCCGAGACCATCTACAACACGGACTACTACGCAGCGCTACACGAGCTCCTCCATAGGCTGCTGGCAGATGACGGACAGGTGCTGCTGGCCACTAAGGCGCACTActttggggtggggggcgggctGCTGCTGTTCGAGCGCtttgtggaggagaggggcgTGTTCGAGACGCGTCGGCTACTCGACGTGGACGAGGGGCTGCAGAGACACGTACTGGCGCTCACGTTcaagagacacaacacacacacgtcaccttccacacacacctctcacgcCACAGCCTCCAATGGGGCGCGTCAGAAGATGAAataa
- the mettl18 gene encoding histidine protein methyltransferase 1 homolog isoform X2, which produces MAFSFNFDIKVKTVGLCQGDAKTEKDQECCLKTVKDDITSTPKPVKPAREHTVPSDVDSLLRDVVTETVRVGALPPLMCVNESVLELTAEERQGDEEEEEEEVLKKMAAQRSDLLPGVYEGGLRVWECTYDLLAHLDAHLEREEEGGGVFSGRRVLDLGCGAGLLGVMAMRLGAEQVDFQDYNSTVIRQLTIANAALNQREEEEEEEEEEEEEEEKKGEKEDEEEDEEEEGEKGEVKQEKEEEEKEVKEEGKKKKRKKKGDAQPRVGEKRGKGDGRERQMDEKNRSEKRGEENESPLPKRRRAPPAFAPLHCRCRFFSGDWTSFLSLIQQRSPAHKYDIILTSETIYNTDYYAALHELLHRLLADDGQVLLATKAHYFGVGGGLLLFERFVEERGVFETRRLLDVDEGLQRHVLALTFKRHNTHTSPSTHTSHATASNGARQKMK; this is translated from the exons ATGGCGTTCAGCTTCAACTTCGACATTAAGGTGAAAACAGTCGGACTCTGCCAAGGCGATGCGAAAACGGAGAAAGATCAGGAATGCTGTCTTAAAACT GTGAAGGATGATATCACCTCTACTCCCAAGCCCGTGAAGCCGGCTCGAGAGCACACCGTCCCCAGCGACGTAGACTCGCTCCTGCGGGACGTTGTCACGGAAACGGTGCGCGTGGGGGCCCTGCCGCCTCTGATGTGCGTCAACGAGTCGGTGCTGGAGCTCACGGCGGAGGAGAGGCAGGgcgacgaagaggaggaggaggaggaggtgctgaagAAGATGGCCGCCCAGCGCTCGGACCTGCTGCCGGGGGTGTACGAGGGGGGGCTGCGGGTGTGGGAGTGCACCTACGACCTCCTCGCTCACCTGGACGCACACCTGGAGCGTGAGGAGGAAGGGGGCGGAGTCTTCTCAGGGAGGCGGGTCTTAGACCTGGGCTGCGGGGCGGGGCTCCTGGGCGTCATGGCGATGCGTCTGGGGGCAGAGCAAGTGGACTTCCAGGACTACAACAGCACGGTCATCCGCCAGCTGACCATCGCCAACGCTGCGCTTAACcagcgagaggaggaggaggaggaggaggaggaggaggaggaggaagaagagaagaagggagagaaggaggacgaggaggaggatgaagaggaggagggagagaagggggaggtgaagcaggaaaaagaggaggaagagaaggaagtaaaggaggaagggaagaagaagaagaggaagaagaagggagaCGCACAGCCGAGAGTAGGTGAGAAAAGGGGAAAGGgggatggcagagagagacagatggatgaGAAGAACaggagtgagaagagaggagaggagaacgagAGCCCACTGCCCAAACGCAGAAGAGCGCCCCCTGCCTTTGCCCCCCTGCACTGCCGCTGTCGCTTCTTCTCGGGCGATTGGACCTCCTTCCTGTCCCTCATCCAGCAGCGCAGCCCGGCGCACAAATATGACATCATCCTCACCTCCGAGACCATCTACAACACGGACTACTACGCAGCGCTACACGAGCTCCTCCATAGGCTGCTGGCAGATGACGGACAGGTGCTGCTGGCCACTAAGGCGCACTActttggggtggggggcgggctGCTGCTGTTCGAGCGCtttgtggaggagaggggcgTGTTCGAGACGCGTCGGCTACTCGACGTGGACGAGGGGCTGCAGAGACACGTACTGGCGCTCACGTTcaagagacacaacacacacacgtcaccttccacacacacctctcacgcCACAGCCTCCAATGGGGCGCGTCAGAAGATGAAataa
- the zdhhc16a gene encoding palmitoyltransferase ZDHHC16A isoform X1, which produces MRTHTGGPLVLKCVRVCCRRGRSRVPRCVRNAWSYTHLLARSLCYNSLASWDTVNESLFEPIFWTADRLTRWFGRVFVCLVIVLTSSIILIAYSVMLPLVLYTYPPHWIAWHLGFGHWIIVMITFHYYKAVRTQPGQPPTMKNDFPFVSICKKCVIPKPARTHHCGICNTCILKMDHHCPWLNNCVGHFNHRYFFSFCVVVTLGCMYCSISGRNLFIESYNTIEHLKALEAEKPGVPVKGVGLLIGIVPPESSSKATPPTYTFKDKLLNKSIIYMWVLTSTVSVALGGLTLWHAMLISRGETSIERHINKKEVKRLSKRGKVYKNPYNYGRLNNWKLFLGVEKRSHWVTRVLLPSSHPPYGDGMTWDFHPKRKEALPV; this is translated from the exons atgCGAACACACACTGGAGGGCCTCTCGTGctgaagtgtgtgcgtgtgtgttgtcgtCGGGGGCGGTCGCGTGTGCCGCGCTGTGTGAGGAACGCGTGGTcgtacacacacctcctggCGCGCTCGCTCTGCTACAACTCCCTCGCCAGCTGGGACACGGTCAACGAGTCGCTCTTTGAGCCCATCTTCTGGACCGCCGACCGCCTCACACGATGGTTTGgacgg gtgtttgtgtgtctggtcaTCGTGCTGACCAGTTCGATCATCCTGATTGCGTACTCGGTGATGCTGCCGCTGGTGCTGTACACGTATCCGCCCCACTGGATCGCCTGGCACCTGGGCTTCGGGCACTGGATCATCGTCATGATCACCTTCCACTACTACAAGGCCGTGCGCACGCAGCCTGGACAACCACCCACg ATGAAGAATGATTTTCCTTTTGTGTCCATTTGTAAGAAGTGTGTCATCCCCAAACCAGCCAGGACACACCACTGTGGAATCTGTAACAC ATGCATTCTCAAGATGGATCATCACTGCC cgtggtTGAATAACTGTGTGGGCCACTTCAACCATCGCTACTTCTTCTCCTTCTGCGTCGTCGTCACACTCGGCTGCATGTACTGCAGCATCAGTGGACGCAACCTCTTCATCGAATCATACAACACCattgag CACTTAAAAGCTTTGGAGGCGGAGAAACCCGGGGTTCCGGTGAAGGGTGTGGGACTTCTCATCGGCATCGTGcctcctgag AGTTCATCCAAGGCTACCCCCCCGACGTATACCTTCAAGGACAAACTGCTGAACAAGAGTATCATCTACATGTGGGTCCTCACCAG CACGGTGTCGGTAGCTCTGGGTGGCCTGACGCTGTGGCACGCTATGCTGATATCTCGTGGGGAGACGAGCATCGAGAGACACATCAACAAGAAGGAGGTCAAACGACTCAGCAAGCGGGGCAAa GTCTACAAAAACCCCTACAATTATGGACGCCTGAACAACTGGAAGCTCTTCCTCGGCGTTGAGAAGAGAAG tCATTGGGTGACGAGGGTTCTCTTGCCCTCTAGTCACCCCCCCTATGGAGACGGCATGACGTGGGACTTCCACCCCAAGAGGAAAGAAGCCCTgcctgtgtga
- the zdhhc16a gene encoding palmitoyltransferase ZDHHC16A isoform X2: MRTHTGGPLVLKCVRVCCRRGRSRVPRCVRNAWSYTHLLARSLCYNSLASWDTVNESLFEPIFWTADRLTRWFGRVFVCLVIVLTSSIILIAYSVMLPLVLYTYPPHWIAWHLGFGHWIIVMITFHYYKAVRTQPGQPPTMKNDFPFVSICKKCVIPKPARTHHCGICNTCILKMDHHCPWLNNCVGHFNHRYFFSFCVVVTLGCMYCSISGRNLFIESYNTIESSSKATPPTYTFKDKLLNKSIIYMWVLTSTVSVALGGLTLWHAMLISRGETSIERHINKKEVKRLSKRGKVYKNPYNYGRLNNWKLFLGVEKRSHWVTRVLLPSSHPPYGDGMTWDFHPKRKEALPV; the protein is encoded by the exons atgCGAACACACACTGGAGGGCCTCTCGTGctgaagtgtgtgcgtgtgtgttgtcgtCGGGGGCGGTCGCGTGTGCCGCGCTGTGTGAGGAACGCGTGGTcgtacacacacctcctggCGCGCTCGCTCTGCTACAACTCCCTCGCCAGCTGGGACACGGTCAACGAGTCGCTCTTTGAGCCCATCTTCTGGACCGCCGACCGCCTCACACGATGGTTTGgacgg gtgtttgtgtgtctggtcaTCGTGCTGACCAGTTCGATCATCCTGATTGCGTACTCGGTGATGCTGCCGCTGGTGCTGTACACGTATCCGCCCCACTGGATCGCCTGGCACCTGGGCTTCGGGCACTGGATCATCGTCATGATCACCTTCCACTACTACAAGGCCGTGCGCACGCAGCCTGGACAACCACCCACg ATGAAGAATGATTTTCCTTTTGTGTCCATTTGTAAGAAGTGTGTCATCCCCAAACCAGCCAGGACACACCACTGTGGAATCTGTAACAC ATGCATTCTCAAGATGGATCATCACTGCC cgtggtTGAATAACTGTGTGGGCCACTTCAACCATCGCTACTTCTTCTCCTTCTGCGTCGTCGTCACACTCGGCTGCATGTACTGCAGCATCAGTGGACGCAACCTCTTCATCGAATCATACAACACCattgag AGTTCATCCAAGGCTACCCCCCCGACGTATACCTTCAAGGACAAACTGCTGAACAAGAGTATCATCTACATGTGGGTCCTCACCAG CACGGTGTCGGTAGCTCTGGGTGGCCTGACGCTGTGGCACGCTATGCTGATATCTCGTGGGGAGACGAGCATCGAGAGACACATCAACAAGAAGGAGGTCAAACGACTCAGCAAGCGGGGCAAa GTCTACAAAAACCCCTACAATTATGGACGCCTGAACAACTGGAAGCTCTTCCTCGGCGTTGAGAAGAGAAG tCATTGGGTGACGAGGGTTCTCTTGCCCTCTAGTCACCCCCCCTATGGAGACGGCATGACGTGGGACTTCCACCCCAAGAGGAAAGAAGCCCTgcctgtgtga